In a single window of the Pseudodesulfovibrio profundus genome:
- a CDS encoding OmpA family protein codes for MKRVFVCFLVACFCLGLVGCANLQTNEERGTAYGAGAGAATGAVLGQAIGKNTQSTLIGAGIGALIGGLAGNQIGQYMDRQEQELRQALAASEAASIRREEDILRATFKGEAYFDFDKSDLKPAAVMELRRISEILNKYPHTIMEVAGHTDTQGSAEYNQRLSERRAEAVKAELIRNGVMPQRITAVGYGESRPISSSDSMNRRVEIIILPIRNG; via the coding sequence ATGAAAAGAGTATTCGTGTGTTTTCTTGTCGCATGTTTTTGTTTGGGACTTGTTGGCTGTGCCAATCTGCAAACGAATGAGGAACGAGGCACGGCATATGGCGCCGGGGCAGGAGCGGCAACAGGCGCTGTTCTTGGGCAGGCCATCGGGAAAAATACGCAGTCTACACTGATCGGAGCCGGAATCGGTGCGCTCATAGGCGGACTCGCCGGTAACCAGATCGGTCAATATATGGATAGGCAGGAGCAGGAACTCCGACAGGCACTTGCTGCTTCTGAAGCCGCAAGCATCAGAAGGGAAGAAGATATACTGCGCGCCACCTTCAAGGGCGAGGCCTACTTCGATTTTGACAAAAGTGATCTCAAGCCTGCGGCGGTCATGGAATTGCGGAGAATCTCGGAGATCCTGAACAAGTATCCCCACACCATCATGGAAGTAGCCGGGCACACCGACACACAAGGATCGGCCGAATACAATCAGCGTCTTTCCGAAAGAAGGGCGGAGGCCGTCAAGGCCGAGCTTATTCGTAATGGGGTGATGCCTCAGAGGATTACTGCCGTCGGATATGGCGAGTCGCGCCCCATCTCCTCGTCGGATTCCATGAACAGGCGTGTGGAGATCATTATTCTTCCAATACGAAATGGATGA
- a CDS encoding BON domain-containing protein, translating to MSRFVSKVLLMTLLAMVMAGCGTIYKAAMDERSLSQQTADANISGTIMKRYLDDDDMSVLSIEPYTFIGHVYLVGEYETSVQRSKAVSIAKSVEGVTGITTHLMPAKEDPTCGTSDSLGILANIKKALISDDEIWSTNVEVKVVQCNVVLLGLVGSQAQISKSIVHAKSVKGVRSVKSYLRVARKP from the coding sequence ATGTCTCGATTCGTAAGCAAAGTGTTGTTGATGACCCTATTGGCCATGGTAATGGCTGGATGTGGGACAATCTACAAAGCCGCAATGGATGAGAGGAGCCTGAGCCAGCAAACCGCAGATGCCAATATTTCCGGCACCATCATGAAACGGTATCTTGATGACGACGACATGTCCGTGTTGAGCATTGAGCCATATACATTCATCGGGCATGTCTACCTTGTGGGCGAGTACGAAACCTCTGTCCAACGCTCCAAAGCGGTTTCAATAGCCAAAAGCGTGGAAGGCGTAACAGGGATCACTACACACCTTATGCCTGCCAAGGAAGACCCAACCTGTGGAACCTCCGACAGCCTGGGCATTCTCGCCAACATCAAGAAAGCGCTGATCAGCGACGACGAGATATGGTCGACCAATGTTGAGGTTAAGGTTGTCCAATGCAACGTCGTACTGCTTGGCCTTGTCGGCTCCCAGGCACAGATAAGCAAGTCCATTGTTCACGCCAAGTCCGTGAAGGGAGTCCGCTCAGTCAAATCCTACTTACGTGTCGCCCGTAAGCCCTAA
- a CDS encoding P-loop NTPase fold protein: MSEAPLKVIISDKEEIKRSETLDIFIPFVKGLSHSFVIALNSPWGTGKTTFVNQCISELGEDYPSIYYNAWKADYSKDPFIDFCAEIIDLEDSDSTTSSDEKQNLLSHAKRIGKNIWDKKADISLSLISKIGTKERPLRIPFSRPCLALRTQFDVLTAPQLGLIPGLFLPFLAEMPDFGRTSPFRLAPVEQLFSN; encoded by the coding sequence ATGTCTGAAGCACCATTAAAGGTTATTATCTCTGACAAAGAAGAGATCAAACGATCTGAGACTCTTGATATATTCATCCCATTCGTCAAAGGATTATCCCATTCATTTGTCATTGCCCTCAACTCGCCTTGGGGGACAGGCAAAACAACTTTTGTCAATCAGTGCATCTCAGAGCTAGGCGAAGATTACCCTTCAATCTATTACAATGCTTGGAAGGCAGATTACAGCAAAGACCCATTTATAGATTTCTGTGCTGAGATCATAGACCTCGAAGATAGCGATTCAACAACATCTTCAGACGAGAAACAGAACTTACTCAGCCACGCCAAAAGAATTGGTAAAAACATTTGGGACAAAAAGGCTGACATATCCTTATCTCTAATTTCAAAAATCGGCACTAAAGAGAGACCTCTGCGCATCCCCTTTTCGCGTCCGTGCCTTGCGCTCCGCACCCAATTTGATGTTCTGACCGCACCCCAGCTTGGGCTCATTCCCGGCCTTTTCCTGCCATTTCTGGCCGAAATGCCGGATTTTGGACGCACCTCTCCCTTCAGGCTCGCGCCAGTCGAACAGCTTTTTTCAAATTGA
- a CDS encoding IS5 family transposase: protein MLLFLHPKEEGMAIRQKGPRLGDYFLGHRRTKTTFLDEINELIDWQPINAFLCKKIRRKANAVGNPAYPPLAMFKILLLQRWYNLSDPGVEQALLDRLSFVRFTGFSIEDDVPDETTICRFRNGLIRLKVLDSLLDMLNRQLEGQGLLVREGAVVDASVVESQRRPRKVIDVMPEDRSEDAEEQDGPVDCRVSYSDDEEAAWLRKRNRAYYGYKLHAATDSRDGFLLCGHITPANHSDTGEFERLVNGVGLDPGARVYADKGYCSGKNRDILFDRDLEDGTMDKTPRGGRLTDFEKTRNRDISSIRQIVERAFGTLKRGYAFFRSRYVGREKVEGEFHILAMAFNLKKAVRLARA, encoded by the coding sequence ATGCTATTATTTCTCCATCCAAAGGAGGAAGGCATGGCTATTCGGCAGAAAGGACCTCGGTTGGGTGATTACTTCCTGGGGCACCGCAGAACCAAGACCACATTTCTGGATGAGATCAACGAACTCATCGACTGGCAGCCCATCAACGCCTTTCTGTGCAAGAAGATCAGGCGCAAGGCCAACGCCGTGGGCAATCCCGCCTATCCGCCTCTGGCGATGTTCAAGATTCTGCTCTTGCAGCGTTGGTACAACCTGAGTGATCCGGGCGTGGAGCAGGCGCTGCTCGACCGGCTCTCCTTTGTCAGATTTACCGGTTTTTCCATCGAGGACGACGTGCCGGACGAGACCACCATATGCCGTTTCCGTAACGGTTTGATCCGCCTGAAGGTGCTGGACTCCTTGCTCGACATGCTTAACCGCCAGCTTGAAGGACAAGGGCTTCTTGTCCGTGAGGGAGCCGTGGTGGACGCCTCGGTAGTCGAGTCGCAGCGGCGGCCGCGCAAGGTTATCGACGTGATGCCTGAGGACCGTTCCGAGGACGCCGAAGAACAGGATGGGCCGGTGGACTGCCGGGTCAGCTATTCGGATGACGAGGAGGCGGCCTGGCTCCGCAAGAGAAATCGGGCCTATTACGGCTACAAGCTCCATGCCGCGACGGACAGTCGAGACGGGTTTCTGCTCTGTGGTCACATCACTCCCGCGAACCATTCGGACACGGGCGAATTCGAGCGGCTCGTGAATGGCGTCGGCCTTGATCCCGGCGCACGGGTTTATGCGGACAAGGGCTATTGCAGCGGGAAGAACCGGGACATTCTGTTTGATCGCGATTTGGAGGACGGAACCATGGACAAGACGCCTCGTGGCGGCAGGCTGACAGACTTCGAAAAGACCCGCAACCGTGACATCAGCAGCATTCGGCAAATAGTCGAGCGGGCCTTCGGCACACTCAAACGTGGCTACGCATTCTTTCGGTCCCGATACGTGGGTCGTGAGAAGGTGGAGGGAGAGTTCCACATCCTCGCCATGGCGTTCAATTTGAAAAAAGCTGTTCGACTGGCGCGAGCCTGA
- a CDS encoding HesA/MoeB/ThiF family protein: protein MSRYSEERFRLRPSVSFVPMPQERTYQFFVSDIRQSFNLAFADEDYVRILSNLDGSLPYDKLAGTYALTDRQCVGLERLFDVLIERCALEDVQVVASRESDPFRRVKTFIGSYVPYYDVESAWQRLTESQAVVIGAGGVGSWVVSLLAQMGIKHFTLLDDDVVKPHNLNRSLFTKGDVGSLKTLALEGMLNSRREEYYTVRAIEEKLESSERLIALLKDGLRSQTVLINCADFPSVGHTSAIINEAAFALDLPYIIAGGYNMHLSLVGPTIIPGKTPCFHCISHGMDQLKVAEIEGAERIVKEHRNLGNLAPLAAISASFVANECLKLLLGLPNLKPTMIGKRGEFNFFTKKLVLEEYCVWDECPYCSGRNLS, encoded by the coding sequence ATGAGCCGCTACAGCGAGGAGCGCTTCCGCCTCCGCCCATCGGTTTCGTTCGTGCCCATGCCGCAGGAGAGGACGTACCAGTTTTTTGTCTCGGACATCCGGCAGAGTTTCAACTTGGCCTTTGCCGATGAGGATTACGTCAGGATTCTTTCCAATCTGGATGGGAGCCTGCCGTATGACAAGCTGGCGGGAACCTACGCCCTCACTGACCGGCAGTGTGTCGGGCTGGAGCGGCTTTTCGACGTCCTGATCGAGCGTTGCGCCCTGGAAGATGTGCAGGTAGTGGCGTCCCGCGAATCCGACCCGTTCCGGAGGGTGAAGACGTTCATCGGTTCCTATGTCCCGTATTACGATGTGGAATCCGCCTGGCAGCGGTTAACGGAAAGCCAGGCGGTGGTGATCGGGGCCGGGGGCGTGGGGAGCTGGGTCGTCTCCCTACTGGCCCAGATGGGGATCAAGCACTTCACGTTGCTCGATGACGACGTGGTGAAGCCGCACAACCTGAACCGCTCCCTGTTCACCAAGGGAGATGTGGGCAGCCTCAAGACCCTGGCTCTCGAAGGGATGCTCAACTCGCGCCGGGAGGAGTATTACACGGTCCGGGCCATTGAAGAGAAGCTGGAGAGTTCGGAACGGCTGATCGCGTTGTTGAAGGACGGCTTGAGGTCGCAGACGGTCCTGATCAACTGCGCGGATTTTCCTTCGGTGGGCCACACCTCGGCGATCATCAATGAGGCGGCCTTTGCGCTCGATCTGCCCTACATCATTGCCGGCGGCTACAACATGCACCTCAGCCTGGTGGGGCCGACGATCATCCCCGGCAAGACGCCGTGCTTCCACTGCATCTCGCACGGCATGGACCAGCTTAAGGTGGCTGAGATCGAAGGTGCGGAGCGCATCGTCAAGGAGCACCGCAACCTCGGCAACCTGGCCCCGCTTGCGGCGATCTCCGCATCTTTTGTGGCCAACGAGTGTCTGAAGCTGTTGCTGGGGCTGCCGAACCTGAAGCCGACCATGATCGGCAAACGCGGCGAATTCAATTTTTTTACGAAGAAGTTGGTGCTGGAAGAGTATTGCGTGTGGGATGAGTGTCCATATTGCAGCGGGAGGAACCTATCGTGA
- a CDS encoding ThiF family adenylyltransferase, producing the protein MRIECKPAFAALLKELSKPQPLTDSLSHSGLVMDEETEAFLSFLDTEGIVTLSDPLETDLLPVEYVEQYKRQLYFLLDILKSPQKAHEVQKRIFDARITVFGLGAMGSGILQQLSMMGFRRFTLIDYVDVEESDIARTPYRIATQVGIPKTEAAKALVEDFAFEPQVELRNATLRTHTDLDELVRGTSLIVNTTDQPYVGYTNIKLSRYALQHDIPVLAAGGFDAHLASLGELLIPHVTPCADCYATFFHESLKDWKPIPHPVKEREGWFGGLGGLSTFSASTAALDILGYFMNPEDRKAAPGGRGEFLFHDYSLDTFVVERDKECQSCGEGRK; encoded by the coding sequence TTGCGCATTGAGTGTAAACCCGCCTTTGCGGCCCTGCTCAAGGAATTGTCCAAGCCGCAGCCCTTGACGGATTCCCTGAGCCATTCCGGGCTGGTCATGGACGAAGAAACCGAGGCCTTTCTCTCCTTTCTTGATACTGAAGGAATCGTGACCTTGTCCGATCCGCTCGAAACCGACCTGTTGCCGGTCGAGTATGTGGAACAATACAAGCGCCAGTTGTATTTCCTGCTGGATATCCTCAAGTCGCCGCAGAAGGCTCATGAAGTCCAAAAACGGATTTTCGACGCCCGGATAACGGTTTTCGGCCTGGGGGCCATGGGCAGCGGCATCCTGCAGCAACTCAGCATGATGGGGTTCAGGCGTTTCACCCTCATCGACTATGTCGATGTCGAGGAGAGCGACATTGCCCGGACGCCGTATCGGATCGCCACACAGGTCGGCATCCCCAAGACGGAGGCCGCTAAGGCGCTGGTTGAGGATTTTGCCTTTGAACCCCAAGTCGAGTTGCGCAATGCCACCCTCAGGACGCACACCGATCTCGACGAGTTGGTCCGGGGAACCTCGCTCATCGTCAACACCACCGATCAACCCTACGTCGGCTACACCAATATCAAGCTTTCGCGGTATGCCCTGCAGCATGACATACCCGTGTTGGCGGCCGGAGGGTTCGATGCCCATCTCGCCTCCCTGGGCGAGTTGCTGATCCCCCATGTGACGCCGTGCGCGGATTGCTACGCCACGTTTTTTCATGAGAGCCTGAAGGATTGGAAGCCCATTCCCCATCCGGTCAAGGAGCGCGAAGGCTGGTTCGGCGGGTTGGGCGGCCTGTCCACGTTCAGCGCCTCCACGGCAGCGCTGGATATCCTGGGCTACTTCATGAACCCGGAAGACCGAAAGGCGGCTCCCGGCGGGCGGGGCGAATTCCTTTTCCATGACTACAGCCTCGACACCTTCGTCGTCGAAAGGGACAAGGAGTGCCAGTCCTGCGGGGAGGGGCGCAAATGA
- a CDS encoding DUF4011 domain-containing protein, with protein MNTDSTLTLVIFAAECINFASAQNSVPILRSIQIRNTSDVPVENITLELTPHPPFCRNKTWTIDRIHANSDISLSDLRLEYDFAFFDGLNEAERGQLTFRLRRNEAPLGEQILPIRLLARDEWGGLGEMASILAAFVSPNDPVVAKVCKRASILLEKGGHNGALNGYQDQDPKRAYMLAAGIWSAITEKALSYAQPPASFESRGQKVRGPRRIHDEGLVTCLDSSLLFAGALEAAGLNPVIIFTKGHAFTGVWLADKTLPSIEEPDVVELRKAIAAREFVAFETTLVTNRPVADFTQAVQNARVKLNEKNEVDFERAVDIRRARFAGVTPLAAHHVEESSKEAAEDVAPAALPPEPDFGMLPGEVIDETPQTPQDRIDRWQRKLLDLTLRNRLLNFKDTKQTIPVLCPDLPGLEDMLADGKRLRVISLKDENPVGARDPELYQQQYGKDIHEEFAKDALERKQLCIDLSGTEMRNRLITLFRKANSELAEGGANTLYMAVGFLRWKKTENDPTLYRAPILLLPVSLKRRSAKSDFYLAHHEDDIRINSTLLQFLQRDFGLRVPSLEGELPKDESGIDVPLVFSLMRQAVRDIPGFEVVEEAAFSTFSFAKYLMWKDLVDRTEDLRNNRLVKHLIDSPETPFVQACDGPCLPLPNEIDKKIPLHDLLTPLPADSSQLAAVVAAMNGHDFVVIGPPGTGKSQTIANMIAQCLSVGKRVLFVAEKSAALDVGYRRLKAYGLGDVCLELHSNKSDRKRVLAQLGAAWERSETYAADSWTRATSRLEEARDELNRYVEQLHAPGSHGFSVFQAIGIVTGHRPRFTLTFDNLNAHDPGMFARLEETAIRADRIHTIVHDCKGFDSIDAEDWTFSWQNSLIEHAESILATIPQLKETADALVHKIGLPDAEETNLERIKQLNRFHEVCRIASGQDYSKVVDAELGRLEEAAASLDAAITVIRQARSNLTASYENAELKRIPVDDIDRQWREANAKMWPFSAFERRRIGKLLQSYAADGKVDVASEIVPLREIQNNIETIDQSELAGLPVFQNEETDHSNVLEYLKGAEELQQALADVRRHASDAQRFGAALDSLLNHGQQQPDAERMATAFHSALREFKSASEAYAVHSKGKLHIQSIESLETDLRHLIAHKTQLADWVRWVAVREEARALGLDPFLKALRTGQIENAKLDFRVAYFHWWLPLVIDASSELRGFRHWSHEDLIREFRKRDEAVQKMATD; from the coding sequence ATGAATACGGACAGCACGCTCACTTTGGTAATATTCGCAGCCGAATGCATCAATTTTGCCTCCGCGCAAAATTCGGTTCCCATCCTGCGAAGCATCCAAATCCGCAACACCTCGGATGTGCCTGTTGAGAATATCACCCTGGAGCTCACTCCTCACCCTCCGTTTTGCCGGAACAAGACTTGGACCATAGACAGAATACATGCCAATAGCGACATATCCCTCTCCGACTTGAGGTTGGAATACGACTTCGCTTTTTTCGATGGGCTCAACGAAGCTGAGCGTGGACAACTGACCTTCCGGCTTCGCCGGAACGAGGCGCCCTTGGGCGAACAGATTCTGCCCATCAGGCTTCTGGCGCGAGACGAATGGGGCGGCTTGGGCGAGATGGCCAGCATTCTCGCCGCGTTTGTCTCGCCAAACGATCCCGTTGTCGCAAAAGTTTGCAAACGGGCAAGTATACTCCTGGAAAAGGGTGGTCACAACGGAGCGCTCAACGGGTACCAGGATCAAGACCCCAAACGGGCTTACATGCTTGCTGCCGGCATATGGTCGGCCATCACCGAAAAGGCACTGAGCTATGCACAGCCTCCCGCCTCTTTTGAATCCAGAGGGCAGAAGGTCAGAGGGCCGCGGCGGATACACGACGAGGGGTTGGTCACCTGCCTCGACAGCTCGCTGCTATTTGCTGGTGCGCTTGAAGCGGCGGGGCTCAACCCTGTCATTATCTTTACCAAGGGACACGCCTTTACAGGCGTCTGGCTTGCGGACAAGACCCTGCCCTCCATTGAAGAACCGGATGTCGTCGAACTCCGCAAAGCCATCGCGGCACGGGAATTCGTGGCCTTCGAAACAACCTTGGTAACGAATCGCCCCGTAGCGGACTTCACCCAAGCGGTTCAAAACGCCAGGGTGAAACTCAACGAAAAAAACGAAGTCGACTTCGAGCGTGCCGTGGACATCCGTAGGGCTCGTTTTGCAGGTGTCACTCCCCTTGCTGCCCATCATGTTGAGGAATCATCAAAAGAAGCCGCAGAGGATGTTGCCCCTGCGGCTCTCCCGCCGGAACCGGATTTCGGCATGCTGCCGGGCGAAGTCATCGACGAAACTCCCCAGACACCTCAGGACAGAATTGACCGCTGGCAACGAAAGCTTCTCGATCTGACTCTTCGGAATCGCCTCCTCAACTTCAAGGACACCAAGCAGACCATCCCGGTCTTGTGTCCTGATCTTCCGGGACTGGAGGACATGCTGGCTGACGGGAAACGCCTTCGAGTCATTTCTTTGAAGGATGAGAACCCTGTCGGCGCGAGAGACCCGGAGCTGTATCAACAGCAATACGGAAAGGACATCCATGAAGAGTTTGCCAAGGACGCCCTGGAGCGCAAGCAACTCTGCATCGACCTTTCAGGAACCGAGATGCGCAACCGGCTGATCACGCTCTTCCGCAAGGCCAACAGCGAGCTTGCCGAAGGCGGTGCCAATACCCTGTATATGGCGGTGGGCTTCCTCAGGTGGAAGAAAACGGAAAACGACCCGACGCTGTATCGGGCCCCCATCCTCCTGCTCCCGGTTTCCCTGAAACGTCGTTCGGCGAAATCGGATTTTTATCTTGCACACCATGAGGACGACATCCGCATCAACTCGACCCTCCTTCAATTCTTGCAACGGGATTTCGGACTCAGGGTTCCGTCCTTGGAAGGAGAGCTCCCAAAAGACGAATCAGGTATCGACGTCCCTTTGGTCTTCTCGCTCATGCGCCAGGCCGTGCGGGACATCCCAGGATTCGAGGTTGTTGAGGAGGCGGCGTTTTCCACGTTTTCCTTTGCCAAGTATCTCATGTGGAAGGATCTGGTCGACCGAACCGAGGACCTGAGAAACAACCGGCTTGTCAAACATCTCATCGACTCGCCCGAAACTCCTTTTGTCCAAGCGTGTGACGGCCCCTGTCTTCCCCTGCCCAACGAGATCGATAAAAAGATCCCCCTGCATGACCTGCTCACTCCGCTTCCCGCCGACAGCTCCCAACTGGCTGCCGTTGTTGCGGCCATGAACGGGCACGACTTCGTCGTCATCGGCCCTCCCGGCACAGGAAAAAGCCAGACAATCGCCAACATGATCGCCCAGTGCCTATCCGTAGGGAAACGCGTCCTTTTTGTGGCGGAGAAATCAGCGGCGCTGGACGTGGGTTACCGCCGATTAAAGGCATACGGGCTTGGCGACGTCTGCCTTGAACTCCACTCCAATAAATCCGACAGGAAACGTGTTCTGGCCCAACTGGGAGCCGCTTGGGAACGTAGCGAGACATACGCTGCAGATTCATGGACCCGTGCAACCAGCAGACTGGAAGAGGCAAGGGACGAGCTCAACAGGTATGTGGAACAACTTCACGCACCCGGCAGCCATGGCTTCAGTGTTTTCCAAGCCATCGGCATTGTCACCGGACATCGCCCACGGTTCACTCTCACGTTCGACAATCTCAATGCGCACGATCCGGGCATGTTCGCCAGGCTTGAGGAGACCGCAATACGTGCGGACAGGATTCACACCATTGTCCACGACTGCAAGGGATTCGACAGCATCGACGCTGAGGACTGGACGTTTTCTTGGCAAAACAGCCTGATTGAACACGCCGAATCAATTTTGGCCACTATTCCCCAACTCAAGGAAACAGCCGACGCCTTGGTGCATAAGATAGGGCTACCGGACGCTGAAGAAACAAATCTTGAGCGCATAAAGCAACTCAATCGATTCCATGAAGTCTGCCGGATCGCTTCCGGGCAGGACTACAGCAAGGTCGTAGATGCGGAATTGGGCCGTCTGGAAGAAGCTGCGGCATCTCTCGACGCCGCCATCACCGTCATTCGCCAGGCCCGGTCGAACCTTACGGCCAGCTATGAAAACGCCGAACTGAAACGCATCCCCGTGGACGACATCGACCGCCAATGGCGAGAGGCAAATGCCAAAATGTGGCCATTTTCGGCCTTCGAGCGCAGACGAATCGGCAAACTTCTCCAGAGCTATGCGGCGGACGGCAAGGTGGATGTCGCTTCGGAAATAGTTCCCCTGCGGGAAATCCAAAACAACATTGAAACCATCGACCAGAGCGAGTTGGCAGGGCTTCCGGTATTTCAAAACGAAGAGACTGACCATTCCAACGTTTTGGAATACCTGAAAGGTGCTGAAGAGTTGCAACAAGCGCTTGCCGATGTTCGGCGTCATGCCTCTGATGCCCAGCGATTTGGAGCCGCATTGGACTCCCTGCTCAACCACGGGCAGCAACAACCTGACGCCGAACGCATGGCAACGGCATTTCACTCAGCGCTCAGGGAATTCAAATCGGCCAGTGAAGCCTACGCCGTCCACTCCAAGGGAAAGCTGCATATCCAGTCGATAGAGTCCCTTGAAACGGACCTGCGACATTTGATCGCCCACAAGACTCAACTTGCGGATTGGGTCCGTTGGGTGGCGGTCAGAGAGGAAGCACGAGCACTGGGTCTTGATCCATTTCTGAAGGCACTGCGAACCGGGCAAATCGAAAACGCCAAGTTGGATTTCCGGGTGGCATATTTCCATTGGTGGCTGCCTCTCGTCATAGACGCCAGTTCTGAGCTTCGCGGCTTCCGCCACTGGTCCCATGAAGATTTGATACGAGAGTTTCGAAAGAGGGACGAAGCCGTCCAAAAAATGGCCACGGACTAG
- a CDS encoding DUF3320 domain-containing protein: MSPLSVAQYLPANQTQFDVVIFDEASQITTWDAVGAIARAEQSIIVGDPKQLPPTNFFGRTDDEDEEDLAEYEKDLPSILEEASAAGLPEVQLNWHYRSRDESLISFSNHHYYGGRLITFPSPKTESDALVFHKNDGAYARGTGRTNITEAREIVQFARSRLEHWLQLPKESRPTLGVITFNIQQQELILNLFDEARRSNPKLEWFFSENREEPVIVKNLENIQGDERDIMCFSITFGRDNGGKMSMFFGALNRDGGERRLNVAVTRARSEMHVFSSIEADDIDTSRTKALGVAHLKTFLDYAKRGPIALPCGAGRGDSVGDAESPFEEAVMSALQDKGWEIRPQIGVSDYRIDLGVVHPDHAGAYLAGVECDGATYHSSASARDRDKIREAVLCNLGWNIIRIWSTDWFMNPAEALKRVHTELEELLENSRQKEKEIEAQAKEQAEQNEEWREVPEELVAETIKSQPEEEHVLQPRTSRQVKLPNVSNELELPYSDPEPPDQSSKYAKSTGVDDSAASSNVSSIEWPVQPDADRFFDAGYTPILCQLIDYLVEIEGPIEADRLARTICKAHGWKRTGANIRQQIDTCLGKNELRKEGKATFIWSPGTYQEKVPYRPIESRAVTDISRHELFGLIADHPELVMSKDRVRDLADILGVKRLSQKVNEYLGNCLSTYFMR; this comes from the coding sequence ATGTCGCCGCTATCAGTGGCTCAATACCTTCCCGCTAACCAGACACAATTCGATGTGGTTATTTTCGACGAAGCCTCTCAAATCACGACATGGGATGCGGTCGGGGCTATTGCCAGGGCCGAACAATCCATCATCGTGGGCGACCCGAAACAGTTACCCCCCACCAACTTTTTCGGCCGCACCGACGACGAGGACGAGGAAGACCTCGCCGAATATGAAAAAGACCTGCCCAGTATTCTCGAAGAAGCCAGTGCGGCGGGCCTACCGGAAGTCCAGTTGAACTGGCATTATCGCAGCCGAGATGAATCGTTGATCTCGTTCTCGAACCATCACTATTATGGTGGCAGGCTCATCACCTTCCCTTCTCCCAAAACCGAGTCGGACGCCCTTGTCTTTCACAAAAACGACGGCGCGTATGCGAGAGGCACGGGCCGTACCAACATCACGGAAGCGAGAGAAATCGTCCAGTTTGCCAGGTCACGACTGGAACACTGGCTGCAACTCCCCAAGGAATCCAGACCGACCCTTGGCGTCATCACGTTCAACATCCAGCAACAGGAATTGATCCTCAACCTTTTCGACGAGGCCCGGCGTTCCAATCCGAAGCTTGAATGGTTCTTCAGCGAAAATCGGGAAGAACCGGTCATCGTCAAAAACCTGGAAAATATCCAAGGGGACGAGCGGGACATCATGTGCTTCTCCATTACCTTCGGGCGGGACAATGGGGGCAAAATGTCCATGTTCTTCGGGGCACTCAACCGAGATGGTGGAGAACGACGACTGAACGTCGCCGTGACGCGCGCCCGATCCGAAATGCATGTCTTCTCATCAATTGAGGCCGATGACATCGACACATCGCGGACCAAGGCCCTTGGCGTGGCCCATCTCAAGACCTTTCTTGACTACGCCAAGCGCGGCCCGATAGCGCTCCCGTGCGGTGCGGGTAGGGGTGATTCCGTTGGTGATGCGGAGAGTCCGTTTGAAGAAGCCGTCATGTCCGCTCTTCAGGACAAGGGCTGGGAGATACGGCCTCAAATTGGTGTTTCCGATTACCGAATCGACCTGGGCGTGGTCCATCCCGATCACGCAGGGGCCTACCTGGCGGGCGTTGAGTGTGACGGCGCAACCTACCACAGTTCCGCAAGCGCACGGGATCGAGACAAAATCCGTGAGGCGGTCCTGTGCAACCTCGGGTGGAACATCATCCGCATATGGTCAACAGACTGGTTCATGAATCCTGCGGAAGCGCTCAAACGGGTTCATACAGAACTGGAGGAGCTTCTCGAAAACTCCCGCCAAAAGGAGAAAGAAATAGAAGCCCAGGCCAAAGAACAAGCCGAGCAAAATGAAGAATGGAGAGAGGTGCCTGAAGAGCTTGTTGCGGAAACAATAAAATCGCAACCGGAAGAAGAGCATGTTTTGCAGCCTCGGACTTCAAGACAAGTCAAGCTTCCCAATGTAAGCAATGAACTTGAGCTTCCGTATTCTGATCCGGAACCACCAGATCAAAGCTCAAAATATGCCAAATCAACCGGTGTGGATGACTCGGCGGCATCAAGTAACGTCTCATCCATCGAATGGCCCGTCCAACCGGATGCGGATCGTTTCTTCGATGCCGGGTACACACCGATTCTCTGTCAACTGATCGACTATCTGGTAGAGATAGAGGGTCCCATCGAGGCCGACCGACTTGCCCGGACCATTTGCAAAGCCCATGGCTGGAAAAGGACTGGGGCCAATATCAGGCAGCAAATCGATACCTGTCTCGGAAAAAATGAACTCCGCAAGGAAGGTAAGGCGACTTTTATCTGGTCACCTGGAACTTATCAGGAAAAGGTCCCTTATAGGCCCATCGAAAGCAGAGCCGTCACAGACATCTCGCGCCACGAACTATTCGGGCTTATAGCTGACCATCCTGAACTTGTGATGAGCAAAGACCGAGTCCGGGACTTGGCGGATATCCTGGGGGTTAAGCGGCTCTCGCAGAAGGTTAATGAGTACCTCGGCAATTGCCTCTCAACGTATTTCATGCGCTAG